From the genome of Venturia canescens isolate UGA chromosome 11, ASM1945775v1, whole genome shotgun sequence:
TCATTTGACAAGTTCATTCGCAGTGATTAAAGAGATACACCGgagaaattcaatatttacCATGTATCGTTGAGTTCATCTACAATAAGTGGTGTGGTAGGTTGACAGTTTACCCAACCTTTCTGTACCAATGATATATTCAGTCAGAAATCTTCATTATGACACTTGAACTCAATTCATTAGCCTACTCCGAGCAGATCTAGATCTGGTTGGAATAGGCTAATGAATTGGGTTTAAGTGTGTCATAATGGAGTCTTTTTGACTGAATATATCTTTGGTACAAAAaggttgagaaaaaatttcatgatataccATAATACTTCTTATAGATGAACTCAGCGATACATggtaaatattgaatttttctggTGTATCTCTctaatcactttttttcagaTCTGGACAACATAGATGAAAACAACGATCCCAATAATGAGCCTCAACCAGGCAGGGAAGAACGCGAACCTCAAAATGAAAGtaagtttttcaaattgtaGCTACCCTCTGCTCCTAAACATCCATTCCGCGACACGCGCTCGCgcatacacacatacacacgcacGCATACACAAACGCACACACCATTCATACCGTTCataaatttgttttgtttcagATTGTGAACACTCTTCGCCTCGGAGATCTATGCAACCCCCACCTGCGAATTCGACGCGTCAAAGACAGAGAGGCGGGGGATCTTCTCACGTTGTCCGGCGGTCCAGGAGACTGCGTCCGGTTCCGATCGGCCCGGAAAGGGTCCACGAGCCTGTGGCCCCTAGGGAAGAACGGGAGAGGACTCCCGGAACTTCTATGATGAACCGACCCCATGTGATGCGAACGGAACCACCCGAGCAGGCCCGCGGAGGTATATTTTGTTCTCTTTATATCTAACTCTATCTTTAAGTCTAACTTTGGTTTTCTCTAACTTCAACTCTAGCTGTAATAAACTTCAACCTCTTTCCTATCTCTATACCTTTATTTGTATCTATTTCTAAGTCCAAGTCCCCCTCTTTCTATTTCTATCTTTAACGTTAACTCCAACTCCAACTATATCTCTATCTCGAACttcaactctctctctctatctctatctctatctctctatctctatctttATATCTCTCTACCCTCTAACTCTCTATCTCTAtatctctctatctctatctctgtCACTCtatatctctctctctatctctatctctttctctcttgacTCCCCGCTTTAACTCTGTTTTTATCTCCTCTTTAATCCAATTCTAACTCTAACTTAATCTTTTTCTAATGCTTACTCTAtctataattaataaatttgatgTATTTTACAGGACTTTACTCGGAACAACAACGATGGAACAGAAGAGAACAGTCCTTCAGAAATGCTCAGGCGCGGGTGGTAGATCTTCTTTTCAACATCTCGAACCCCTATCGCGGGAGAAGATTACAGAGAGGCCGCGGGCAAAACTTAcaatagaaaaatttcgttgatctaagatataaaaaagttaattgtttttatttaataattataatatgatgttaaataataaaattcaaaattctgtTGTATCAcctgtgataaaaaaataaaaaaagtaaaataaagataataaaattcataaacctGTATCCCGCGTACATACAGTTCCCCACGCACACGCACAgttccacacacacacacacacacacacacacgcacacgcacgcacgcacacagaGGGCATACATCGCCGataatgttttgtttttaGTTCGACAATTTTGTTTCAAGTCGCGATAGCACGTGTATCAACGTGTCAAAGTATTAGAAACGGATTTCCACAGCGAATAAGAAGCGATTCAGATAAAAATTCGTGCATCAACAGGTAAGACTAAATGATACTTAAATTTTAAGATGAAACCGTCGATTGCGTTCCCTCTGGACAGCACGcaggcacacacacacacacgcacaaacacacacacgcgcgcaaaAAGGAGAGATCAGGAGCTAAAGAGAAGGGATGAAAGCCGGGGCGAAAGAGTGCGAGTGAAatataaaggaaaaaagaggaaggtGGAAGGAAAACGTGATAGCAGAGAAGCGGAAGCAGGAAACCAGGATAGTAAGAAAGCTGGAGAAGGTGAGAATGTAGAGTTAGAAAGCAAGAGAGTAAGAGAGCGAGATAGCGCTGATGAGATGGTGACAACGAGGAAGAGGAAACGAGAGCGGTAAAGCAAAAGTGGAGAATGAGCCAGAGCGAAGGAGAAAGGATTAAGAAAGCGGGAGAGGGATAGACAtagcgggagagagagacgaagcgggagagagagagggagcgggAGAGGATGAGAGAaggagagggaaaaagagagagagagcgggaccgggagagagagagagagagtgggaGAAGGAAAGAACGGGGGGGAGAGggggaaagcgagagagagtggGAGAAGGagcgggaaagagagagagagagagagagcgggaaaaggagagggaaagagagagggggagAATAAAAGAGCGGGGGGGAGGAGTGGGAaaaggagaggaaaagagagcgggagaaggagagggaaagagagagagagggagcgggagagtgagagagagaaagagagagagcgggaaaaggagagggggtaggagagacggggagagagagagggagtggGAGAAGGAAAGAGCGGGTGGGAAGAGGGAAGGAGTAGGAgaaggagagggaaagagagagaaagtgggaggaggagagggagcgggagagagagagagagggaaagagtggaagaaggagagggaaagagagagggacgaGAGAGAGTGGGAGAAGGAACGAGCGGGGGGGAGGGcaggagagggaaagagagacggggcgagagagagagggagtgggagaaggagagggaaagagagagacggggagagagagagggaaaaagagggAGTGGGAGAAggcgaggaaaagagagagacggagagagacggagagagagagagaaggagcggAAAAggagagtgaaagagagagggggggagAGTAGGAGAGACGGGGAGAGAGGGAGCGGAAGAGTAGGAGAGacggggagagagagggagcgggagagtgagagagagatcAGGAAAAGGAAAGGTGGTAGGAGAgacggggagagagagagggagtgggaggaggagagggaaagagagagacggggagagagagagggaatgggagaaggagagggaaagagagagacggggagagagagagaaggagcggaaaagggggaaaaggagagggaaagagagaggggggaGAGTAGGAGAGACGGGGAGAGAGGGAGCGGAAGAGTAAGAGAGacggggagagagagggagcgggagagtgagagagagagcaggaaAAGGAAAGGGGGTAGGAGagacagggagagagagagggagtggGAGAAGGAAAGAGCGGGTGGCGAGAGGGAAGGAGTAGGAgaaggagagggaaagagagagaaggagcggGAGAATATATACAATAAGAACTTAACTtgatattcatattttattcatttttttaaatattcatatacATGAGTAATACACAGAATTCGATAATAAccataacaaaaataaacaatgaaTAACTTAGTTTTTATCGGCTTTTGTGAAATAGAGCAATATCACTTTTTCGATTCTTCAAATTGTTCATCGTATTGTTCAAACGTTCACTGTAGTTTTTTTCGGAGTTTATTGCATgttttattgatcgattgtCGAAGACCCAGTTCcgtgaatttttctttaaatcttGATTTAACAATTGCTGCGGAAATATAATCAATCGTTATTTCCAGAAACGAGGAAACTTTCGGAAGCTTAGTATTAAAAATACAGCTGAAATGGCAAGAGAAAGTTTTTTGCGTATTGTTACCCGAGATTTGATTATTCAActtcatacagaaatattataaaaatgtatcattTGGTTAACCTCgaatgatatttattttttttttcatctagtttttcgaaattcacgGTTGGTTTTTTTGGGACTTCTCTACcgtaaaaactttttatcaATGTCTCTTGTGGAAATGCGGATATTATTAAGGACGAAGTCATTCCTACGAGCGTTTTTGCAAGCGTCGCCGATACGTATTGATCATCATTAATATCCAGCAATTTCAATTGCTTCTGAAATAATTCGTTTATTATTAGGAGAGGgcatcaaattatttttacaacTATATAAAACGTCCGATAAAATTTCTCAAACCTGTAGCAAAGTTTCATCCATATCCTTAAATTTTCTATCCAATATACTAGAGAATCTAAAGAAAAGATTCGTTGTCAAACGTCTTGGAGAGCTGTCACATGTAATACATAAAGTGACAGCTATGTTGACCCTTTTACGAAGCGAATTAGTGCAGTGTGAAGGTAGAATCAAAATCCTTTTCTATGTATTCATGTTGAAATTACAGCTTGTCTGTATTTTTTACAGGGTTTTTACAAATATATTCGTCTTCATGTGGATGTGGGACTAAGAAAATCATCAATAAAACTCACAGGTTTCAATAAAAGGCCTGGAAAATCGTTGTCTAAGCagcaacaataaaataaatggcaTAGCATATCAAATATAGGCAAgaacaataaaagaataaaaattcaagtgaGCAACTCATATTTATTAGGATGTTTACAAGCAATAGACATTGGATAATCGGGCATAGATACTATCGTAACTTTTTGCTTAATCATTGTAGCCTCAACAACTGCACGATGCGGGGATAATTGTACAAACGTTAAATGTCCCAAATGCCGATCAGGGAATAAATTATTGCACTCTTTCTCGAAATATTTACCAATTGCGAAACATTTTGGTTCACCCTGCACTGATGccaacaaaaaaatgtcaatttcaaaaaattcattattttttagtaAAACTGTATAACTGTTTCGTTTTTTAACATTGGTGTACTTTTTAGTGtgtattatttcattttcaatgataGCTCGTTTATAATATTCTTTGTAACCGTCGGTATCGACTGTAATATTTATTCGTTGTAGAGCTAAGAAATCCCACATTGGTAATTCATTTACCGGGATCGCTTTTCCAATAAAACCTACAGTTCTTATATGTTTAGAAATGTGTGGACGTTTTTTTGTATTACTCATCAGTGATTCGAGAAATACCTGTGCGAGTGGACTTAACGATTCCCCAAAAATGTCGTATAGTTTATGAAATGCACTCCGGGACCTgaatgatttcaaaatttgtccaTCAGCTGAATTAGAgctctttacaaattttttaatttgttgaTGAAAATCTTCATAACAAAAAGCACTATGAGACCAAAGCGGCCCCCAGTTAATAACGCTTCGCGATAAATGAGTTAGCAGATGTACATTAAATGATACATGTTCTCTTCCATACAATATTTCTACACCTCGTACAAACTCAAAAAGACATCTTTGAGTATAATAAATTTCAGTTTCCAAAATAGAGGTTTTGAGCAAGATTGAAATTGCTTCAACTAATAAACTCCAATGCTGGATGTATCTACTGGGCAAGTATCTTTTTAAAATTGGCAAACTATAAAATAGAAGCCATATAACTAGTTCATGTGCTTTTAGATGTCGCCTATCAGTTGAAAACTTTCGGGGGGTTCTCGAAATATCCATTGACGGTTTAATAGTAagcaaaaatt
Proteins encoded in this window:
- the LOC122417759 gene encoding uncharacterized protein, encoding MQPPPANSTRQRQRGGGSSHVVRRSRRLRPVPIGPERVHEPVAPREERERTPGTSMMNRPHVMRTEPPEQARGGLYSEQQRWNRREQSFRNAQARVVDLLFNISNPYRGRRLQRGRGQNLQ